The stretch of DNA CTCAACGCGACTGTAATGGCCGCACCGCTCGAGGACGCGCCAGTACGTCAGCGCGTGCTTGCCCAATTCGTGATCAACCACGTGGCGCGGTTTGGTTGGCGGGTCGTAGCGCAGCGGAAGATCAATGCTGCCGCTCTGATGTTCCGGCTCGCCCCAGCATAGGGCGGTGTACGCCTTTTCGGTTTCACGGTCGTGAAACTGCCGCGACAGTTCTCGGTGGGTGTCCGCATCACGCGCGAGGACGATCAGACCCGACGTTTCCCAATCAAGACGATGAACGATGCGCGCTTCTGGATAGCCGTTTTCCTGGAGGCGGGTGACCAAGCAGTCCTTGTTGTCATCTGCGCGACCGGGCACGGAGAGCAGCAGGGTGGGTTTGTTGATGACCAGTAGGGCGGCGTCCTGATAGACGAACTGGAGGTTGCTAAGAGGCATTTAAGATTCCGGAAACGCAATCGGCGACCGAAGCCGCCGATGATTCTGTCGCGAGAAGCGAGCTGGCCACTGCGCGTCGATTAACGATCCGGCAGTGTGATGTTCAGTTCAAGGATTGAGCAGCTACCTTGATCTTCCAGGGCGACCTGGACCTGATCACTGTCGATGTTGACGTACTTGCGGATGACCTCGACCAGTTCTTTTTGCAAGGCTGGCAGGTAATCGGGCTGGGTACGCTGGCCGCGCTCATGCGCGACGATAATTTGTAGGCGTTCCTTGGCGATGTTAGCAGGCGTTTCCTTCTTCTTGCGCTCGCGAAAGAAGTCAAGAAGGTTCATTCGCGACCTCCGAACAGTCGTTGCAGGAAGCCCTGCTTTTTCACATCAAGGAAGCGATGATTCACTTCTTTGCCCAGCAGTCGATCAACTGCGTCGCTGTACGCCTGGCCGGCATCGCTCTGATCATCAAGGATGACCGGTACGCCCTGGTTGGATGCCTTGAGCACCGCTTGTGATTCCGGAATAACGCCCAGCAGGCGGATCGACAGGATCTCCTCGACGTCCTCGACACCGAGCATTTCGCCTTTAACGACGCGCTCTGGGTTGTAACGGGTCAGTAGCAGATGTTCCTTGATCGAGTCTTCGCCGTTCTCGGCACGACGGGACTTGCTTGCCAGCAGGCCCAGCATGCGGTCCGAGTCGCGAACCGAAGAAACCTCTGGGTTGGTCACGACGATGGCTTCGTCGGCGAAGTACATCGCCAAATGCGCGCCTTTCTCGATGCCTGCTGGAGAGTCGCAAATGACGAATTCGAACGTTTTGGCCAGCTCATCGATCACCTTGCCGACGCCTTCCAGCGTTAGCGCATCCTTATCGCGGGTCTGGCTGGCGGCCAGCACGAAGAGGTTCTCGAGGCGCTTGTCTTTAATCAGTGCTTGGCTGAGGGTGGCATCGCCCTGGATGACATTGACGAAGTCATACACGACGCGACGCTCGCAGCCCATGATCAGGTCCAGATTACGCAGGCCAACGTCAAAGTCGACGATGACGGTCTTGTGGCCGCGCAGGGCGAGGCCGGTACCGATGGCGGCGCTGGTAGTGGTTTTACCGACGCCACCTTTGCCGGAAGTGACTACGAGGATCTTGGCCAAGGTGATTCACCCTAAATATAGAAGTCGGGACCGTCAGCCGAATCGGCGTCGGAAAGCCCGTTTTGGTGCTTGAAAATTCGCGGCAGTATCCGTTAAAGGCGGGTGATGTTCAACACGTCGCCGGATAGCGTCATCTGTACGGCTTCGGTCCAAAGCGGGTCACGCCGCAGGTCTTCCGCGACCTTGTAGTGCCCGGCGATTGAGACCATTTCGGCGGCGAGCTGCTGACAAAATATCCGCGCATTCGTGTCCCCTTTGATGCCCGCCAAGGCGCGCCCACGAAGCGGACCGTACACATGGATGTTTCCATCGGCGAGAAGTTCCGCGCCAGGACTGACGGCAGCCAGCACAATCAGGTCGCCGTCTCTGGCATAGACCTGCTGGCCGCCGCGGATCGGGGTGGTCACTACGCGGGTAGGGCGGTAGGCCGGTTCGGCTGGTTTTCCCGGCTCTGCCGACGCCTTGCCGGTCAGGTCCAGCTTGCGTTCCTTGGCACCGGACGGCGGCAAAACCGGAAGGTCTAGCGTGCTGGCTGCTTCAACGATTTGCGGATCTCCAGCACGCAGGGCCAAGGTGCGCAGACCATGCTTGCGGCACAGCGCGACGAGCGCCGGCAGGTCCAGATCGCAGCTAGCGGGCAGCTTGTCCAGTGCAAGCACCAACGGCGTATTGTTGAAAAAGTCCGGCGCCTGCCCGACCTTTATGGCGAGCTGTTGATCGAGACGTTCCAGATCGTTCTGCGTCAGCTCCAGTACGGTAATGGCGAGCATGCTGCCTTTGAGCTGGAACACGGGGGATTGGTCGAGAGGATCGGCTTGGCTCATGGTCTGCCTGCTGCGGTAAATGGCGAGGACTTATAGCGGGGCAAACCGTTGCCTGCAAGTCTGCCCGGGTTGAGCGGAGGGATGCCGTGTATCGAGACGCCGCCGCAATGGCAGGCGTTTTCTCGCTAGAATGCGCGCTTTTACCGGTTCGAGCGTGCCGATGGATCGTCCCCGTTTCAATGCTTCGTTTCTCCACCCGCGTTTCTGGCCACTGTGGCTGGGCCTTGGGTTGCTATGGCTGGTCGTCCAACTGCCGTATCGGGCGCTCTTGATGCTTGGGCGCTGCCTCGGCGCGCTCATGTATCGGGTGGCCCGTTCGAGACGACATATTGCGCGGCGGAACCTTCAACTGTGCTTTCCCGAGCTGAGCGATAAAGAACGCGAGCGAATGCTGCGTGAGAATTTCGCCTCGACGGGGATCGCGTTTTTCGAGATGGCCATGAGTTGGTGGTGGCCCAAGGCGCGGCTACAGCGGCTGGCACGGATCAAAGGACTGGAGCATTTGCAGCAGGCCCAGGCGGACGGTCAGGGCGTGATTTTGATGACGCTGCATTTCACCACGCTGGAAATAGGCGGCGCACTGCTTGGGCAGTGGCACACCATCGATGGGATGTATCGCGAGCATAAGAATCCAGTCTTTGACTACGTGCAGCGGCGCGGCCGCGAGCGGCACAACGATGATGCGACGGCGATTGAACGAGAAGACGTGCGCGCCATGATCAAGGTGCTGCGCGCGGGGCGAGCGATCTGGTACGCCCCCGATCAGGATTACGGCCGCAAGCAGAGCCTGTTTGTACCCTGGTTCGGCATTCCGGTGGCAACGGTGACTGCTACCACCAAATTTTCGCGCCTGGGGCGGGCTAAGGTGATGCCTTACACGCTGGAGCGTCTGCCCCGTGGCGAGGGTTATAGCCTGGTGGTGCATCCTCCACTGGAAGATTTTCCAGGCGAAAGCGAGGAGGCCGATTGCGGACGTATCAACGAGTGGATTGAAGATGCGGTCAGGCAGCACCCGGAGCAGTATCTGTGGGCGCACCGCCGCTTCAAGACCCGGCCCGTTGGGGAGCCGAGCCTCTACCGCAAGCTGCCAAAGAAGCCGATTACCCCATAAGGACGCCAGCGCGAAAGTCACGCAGCGCCTGCTCGATCTCCTCTCGGCTGTTCATCACGAACGGGCCGTACTGAACGATCGGCTCGCGGATGGGCCTGCCGGCCAACAGCAGTACACGCGCACCTTCGCTGGATGCCAGGTTTAGCCAGCCGTGTTCCGACAGCCTGGCGAGCTTGTTTTTCGCCAGGCGCTTGCCGGCGACAGTGATCTCGCCTTCGAAAACATAGAGGAGCAACCGGTGCCCGTCGACCAGCTGCGGCTCGATGCTGCCGCCGGCGGGAAGGTTCAAATCAAACAGCTGGGGTTCGGTATCGGGCCGTTGCACCGCGCCTGGCTGATCGACGCCTTCGGCCATGAGCCGGCCGGCGATGACGACCGCTTCGATGCCGCTTGGCAACGTTATCCGAGGGATTTCCGCAGGCATGAAGTCGCGGTAGTCGGGATCATCCAACTTGCTCTTTGCCGGTAGGTTCAACCACAGTTGAAAGCCACGCATCACGCCGTGTTCCTGCTGTGGCATTTCACTGTGGATCACACCGCGCGCCGCCGTCATCCATTGCACACCGCCGCTTTCGAGCAGCCCGACATTACCCAGATGGTCTTCATGGCGCATGCGGCCTTCGATCATATAGGTGATCGTTTCGAAGCCGCGGTGCGGGTGAGGTGGAAAGCCGGCAAGGTACTCATCGGGGTCGTCGGAGCCGAATTCGTCAAGCATCAGAAACGGATCGAACTGCTCCGGCGCGGCGCCGCCAAACAGCCGTGTCAGGCGAACACCGGCGCCGTCAGAGGTGGCGCGGCCGGTGCTGATTGAAAGCACTTCACGTATAGACATAACTGCTTGCTCGCTTTGAAGATCGAGCACAGCGTACTGCCGGGTCGCCGCTTGAAGGGTGCAAATACTCAGTGAGTTCTATCGAATAAGCGGATCATTCCTCGATCTGCAGCTCGCGCGCCCGAGTATAGACATAGCGGACTTTCTCGTACTCGAACGGCGAATTCAGTTGTCCGTAGCGGAGGCTCGTCGTGTGGCGAATGTCGATCAATCGCAGCGCGGTGAGGCCGAATTCGCCACCGCTCGCCTCGGCGTAGCTGAAATAGTCGAATTGCCGTTCAACACCGAAATCCATTGCTTGACCGGCGGTGTCACGCAGGTTGGACGGTCCGAGCGCCGGCAAAATCAGATAGGGGCCGTGAGGGACACCATAAAACCCAAGGGTCTGGCCGAAGTCCTCGTTATAGCGGGGAAGGCCCATGCGGGTGGCTGGGTCCCAGATACCGCCGACACCGAGGATGGTATTGAACAGCAGGCGAGCTGTGGTATTCATCGCGCGCTCGCCTTTCAGTTGCGCCATGCTGTTGAACAGCGTTGGTATTTCGCCGAGGTTGCTGAAGAAGTTACTGACACCGGTGCGCACTATCTGCGGGGTGACGTAGCGATAACCGCGCACCGCGGGCAGCATCACCCACTGATCCAGCCGGTAGTTGAAGTAGTACATGCGGCGGTTCAGCGACTCCCAGGGGTCATAGATATTCAGGGCGTCGAACGTAGCGCGCTCGAATTCGCGTTGATCCAGCCCAGGGTTGAACTCCAGTTCGCGCAGAGGAAAGGTGAAGCCGTCCTCGTCTGCGATAGGCGTCTGGGCGTTGGCAAGTCCGCTGGACAAAAAGAGCAGCGCAAGCAGATAACGTTTAACCACGGAAAAACTCCAGCATCGCTTGGGCATTGACCCGGTAATTAAGGTTGCCGCAATGGCCGCCACGCGGATAAAGCGTCATGCGATCGCCGAAGGTCCGACGCAGGAAGCCCAGGTCACCGGCGCCCAGAATGATGTCATCAGCGTTATGCATGACGGCGATCTTGGGGCTCTCGCGTAAGTAATCTTCCAGCGCATAGAGGCTGACTTGTTCAACCAGTTGCGCCAGGCTCCCCCCATCTTGCTGGGCGCGCCACATGGGGATGAGCTGCTCGGTGATGTAGCAATCGAAATCACACAGCAGTGAACGTCGGAAGAACGGCTCGAGGCTGGTGCCTTCATCGATTGGATAGTCCGGCGGTACGACTAATCCTCTGCGGTTTATCAGATCCGAGGTGAACACGATGTCCGCCGCGGAGAAGCGAAATACCGAGCCGATCAGCATCGCCATCTGTTCGTCGGTCAGCCGCAGAGCGGAGCGCTGGAAGTCGAACAGCATGGCCTCGTCGAGGTTGATCGAACCGTGCTGGCGGTAATATCGGGTGAGCTTCTCCAGGATGACTTCATAGAACGTGGTGGTGCTATCGATGTCCTCGACACGGGTCTGCACCAGCTTGTCGAGGTTGTTGATGGAGGTGTACACATTCACCGGCGGGTTAAGCATCAGTACGCGTTTGAAATTGAAGCTCTGACGCGTCTCGTCAAGCTTGCTGACAAAGGCGGCATGGAGCGCGCCGAGGCTGTAGCCGGTGAGGTTGAATTCGGTTACAGGTAGCTCATGCTGTTGGGCGCGGACCGCTTGCATCACTCGATAGAGGTCCTTCGCATCATCGGGGCTGTAGCCCGGCGTGGCGTAGCGTGAGGCAGCGGCGATGAAATCGAAACTGGTGGGCGAGGACAGCTGCACCACGTGGTAGCCAGCCCCGTAGAAGAGCCGTTTAAGATCCTCGGTCTTGCCCGACGCATAGCTTGCACCGGTCCCTGAGATGATGAACATGAGCGGGGCTGGGCCGGGTTGCCGCGCCAGGCGATAGGTCAGTCGCTTAACCGCCCAGAAATTGTCCGGCAGGGTGAATTCACGTTCGGGGCGCAGCCGCAACTTATAGTCAGCTTGATCAATGTCGTCATCGCTGGGGACCTCGGCGCGCAACGCGGCGGGAGTGGTCGCTATCGTCGCTTCGAATGGGTTGTCCAGCGGGTAGCCATACTGCTCAACGCTGATGTCTGCGGCGAATACTGGCATTCCGGACAGCGACAGCAGCGCAGTGAGGCACGTGAGCAAGCGCATGGACGGGGCTTTCCTGGGACTGGTTTGGATGGTCGGCAAACTCGTAATACCTGAGGTTGGCTAACGATGATGGGGCTGCGGGGAACTGCAGCGTTAGCCGCAATTGCCGTGGAACTGACACAGCGATGACTCGAAGGGATGGTGAGTGTATCGGTTCCATACCCAGCACTTGCCTTTTTATGCAGCGCTTGAAGGCGTCGCTCGTTGTCATGTAGCTCGGGTGGCGAATTAAGCCCTGCGAGGCGAAGCGCGTCATTCATTGACCACAGACAGGTCGGCTGGTTGCGTTCTGACGATATCGGTCGTTAACGATATTTACGACCGACGGTCTGCCAGGACGCTGAGTGCTTCGCCGCAGCGAATTGGCGAGCCCGGCGGCACCGTTGCACAAGCGTAGGGCGTCGTTTGAGCTAGGCCTGATGATGCAGCCAGGCATGAGCGGGAATCCGCTCGCGTGGCTTCTGGCGGGTTTCCAGTCGGTGCCAGATCTTTTCGTGGAAGTAGAAACCCACCGAGTTGCAAAGTGGCTCGATCGCGGCAACGAGGCCACCCGCGGCGAGACTTCCAGTCAAGGCATAGGTCACCGAAAAGGCGATGCAGAAGTGCATCAAGGTGAACGTGATTGTCTTGGTCATGGTGTGTCTCCGAAAACGCAGTCGAGATTGATTCTCTGTTGGCGAGTAGTCTCGCTCCGTCAGGCCCTTATTGAAAATCGCGGTGTTTGATGACCGGCATAGGAATGTCCTATGCGTCCCGATTGATCGTCCGGAGGCTCTAAAACGGCCCTTTCAGAAAATAAAAACCAGACGATGGTCGAGTGGTGTTCGGTCTGTCGGGCTCTAAAGTACCCGCCTGCCCTCATCAGGGGGTTGTGATCCTGTGGAGACAGACGATGCAAAACGAAGATGTTTATCGGCAAATCTATGCCAATCCGCGCTTCCAGGAACTGGTCGCTAAACGTGGCCGCTTCGCGTGGCTGCTGTCGGCCATCATGCTTGGCGCCTACCTCGCCTTTATTCTGTTGATCGCTTTCGATCCAGCCATTCTTGGTATTCCGCTCACGGCGGATACGGTTACCACTTGGGGCATTCCCGTCGGGGTTGGTGTGATCTTCATGGCGTTCATTCTCACGGGCATTTACGTCCAGCGAGCCAATGGCGAGTTCGATCGCATCAATCAGGAAATCCTCAACGAGGCTCAGCAATAATGATCATGCGTCTTTTGATGGCGGCCGTTCTTTTGGCTGCCTCCCCCTTGCTGCTCGCGGACGCCATCACCGGCGAAGTCGAGAAGCAGGCGACGAACTACACCGCGATCATCATGTTCGTGGTGTTCATCGTTTTCACGATGGGTATTACCAAGTGGGCGGCCAAGCGCAATACGTCCACATCTGACTATTACACCGCCGGCGGCAGCATCACGGGTTTTCAGAACGGTCTGGCGATTGCGGGTGACTTCATGTCCGCGGCGTCATTCCTGGGTATTTCGGCGCTGGTTTACACCAGCGGCTACGATGGGCTGATCTACTCCATCGGCTTTCTGGTTGGCTGGCCGGTCATTCTGTTCCTGATGGCCGAGCGTCTGCGCAACTTGGGCAAGTTCACCTTCTCCGACGTGGCGTCCTATCGCCTCGGGCAGACGCAGATCCGCATCCTCTCGGCGTTTGGCTCGCTGATCGTGGTGGCCTTCTACTTGATCGCGCAGATGGTAGGGGCTGGGAAGCTCATCCAGTTGCTGTTTGGCCTTGATTACTACGTGGCCGTGGTGCTGGTCGGCGTGCTCATGGTCATGTACGTGCTGTTTGGCGGCATGCTTGCAACAACGTGGGTGCAGATCATCAAGGCGGTGCTGCTGCTGTCCGGTGCAACCTTCATGGCCGTGATGGTCATGAAAGCGGTGAACTTCGACTTCGGCAGCCTCTTCGCCGAGGCGGTGAACATTCACGAAAAGGGCGCCGCGATCATGAGTCCGGGCGGTCTGGTTTCCGACCCTATCTCCGCGATTTCCCTCGGTTTGGCCTTGATGTTTGGTACTGCCGGTCTGCCGCATATCCTCATGCGCTTCTTCACCGTGGCGGACGCCAAGGAAGCACGCAAGAGCGTCTTCTACGCGACTGGCTTCATTGGCTACTTCTATATCCTGACGTTCATTATCGGGTTCGGCGCGATTCTGCTGGTCAGCACCAATCCGGAATTCAAAGACGCTGCAGGCGCCATCATCGGCGGCACCAACATGGTTGCCATTCATCTGGCGAACGCCGTTGGCGGTAATCTTTTCCTTGGCTTCATCTCCGCCGTGGCGTTCGCCACGATTCTCGCGGTGGTCGCCGGACTGACGCTCGCCGGTGCATCCGCGGTGTCACATGACCTGTATGCCTGTGTGATCAAGAAAGGCAAGGCCAAGGAAGAGGACGAGATGCGCGTCACCAAGATCACCACGCTGACCCTGGGCGTGGTGGCAATTCTGCTGGGTATCATCTTCGAAAAGCAGAACATCGCCTTTATGGTGGGCCTGGCATTCTCGATCGCAGCCAGCTGCAACTTCCCCGTGCTGTTCCTTTCGATGTACTGGAAGGGCTTGAGCACCCGCGGCGCGCTCATTGGGGGCTCGTTGGGTCTGGCGACGGCGCTCGTCCTGACGGTTATAAGTCCGACCGTCTGGGTGGACGTGTTCGGCTATGCCGAAGCGATCTTCCCGTATAAATACCCGGCGCTGTTCTCGATGATTGTCGCGTTCGCAGGCATCTGGTTCTTCTCGGTTACTGATAAGTCCAAGTCGGCAGGCCTCGAACGTGAACGTTTCTTCTCGCAGTTCGTTCGCTCGCAGACCGGGCTCGGCTCGAGCGGTGCTGTTGCGCACTGAGCACCTCGGCAACAGTAAAAAGGGCAGCCTCTTGGCTGCCTTTTTTTGTTCTGGTGTCCCGTCCTGAATAAGGTTTACACCTTCGGCCCGAGAATCTGGAGGTCTCGATGGATCAAGGTGTAAAGCGGACTCAGCGTGATTACTCGCTGACTTTTAAATTGGCTGTGGTTGATCAGATCGAAAAGGGCGAGCTGACCTACAAGCAGGCACAGGGTCGGTATGGGATCCAAGGCCGGTCTACTGTTTTGGTATGGTTGCGTAAGCATGGTCGGCAGGATTGGAGCCAGGGGGCCTCGATTCGAGCCGACAGGAGCCAAACCGTGGCCGACCCGAAAGATCTGACGCCCGAGCAACGCATCAAGGAGCTGGAGCAGCAACTGCAGTTCGTGAGCCAGAAGGCCCAGTTCTTCGAAGCTGTGGTCGATGTGTTGGAGAAAGATTACGGCGTTTCGATCGTAAAAAAGCGACCCGGCAAGTCCTCTCGCAAGAACAAGTCAAAGGGCTGACTATCGTCAGGGCTTGCCAGTTTCTTTCCATCAGTCGTCAGGCTTACTACAAGCGCAACCGTGCCGCTGATCAGCGCCATATGCAGGCCGAGCAGGTGGCTCGCTATGTCGAACGAGCTCGGCTACGCCAGCCGCGGATCGGCACGCGCAAGCTGCATCACCTTCTGCACAACCAGCCCGATAACAGCCTGAAGATCGGGCGCGACCAGCTATTCAGGATCTTGGCCGAACGTCGTCTGCTGGTGCTGCCCAAGCGCGCGTACCACAAGACTACCCATAGTTTTCATCGGTTTTATCGGCATCCAAACCGGCTCAAGCCTGGCCCCGAGCAGATCACGGTGGCTGCGCCTGAACATGTTTGGGTGGCTGATATCACTTACCTACCTGCTCGAAGTGGTCCTCTGTATCTAAGCCTAGTCACTGACGCCTACTCACGAAAGATCATCGGCCATCATGTCCATAAGGGCTTGCATGCCGAGTCCGTGGCGATCGCCTATAGGCAAGCACTGAGAGGGCGCCAGGGTCATCAGGTGCTGGTCCACCACTCTGATCGCGGCATCCAATATTGCTCGGCGCTTTATCAGGCGCTGCACAAACGCCACGGTGTGCAGTGCTCAATGACTGACGGCTACGACTGTTATCAGAACGCGCTTGCGGAGCGGGTGAATGGAATCCTGAAGAACGAACTGCTGCTTCGCAGCCCCAATGATTTGGAACAGGCTAGAACGATGGTCAGCGAGGCCATCAGGATCTACAACACGGAGCGGCCGCATCTGGCCCTGAAATACAAAACGCCCGATGCGGTGCATCGGGCGTTTTAGGGACCGAAATCCAGCTGAAACGGTGTAAACCTATTTCAGGACTAGACATGGGCTGTCTGGCAAACGCCCGATCGGCGAGCTTCGGCAGGCGTCAATCCGGCTCAAGATATGGCTGTCATTCAGCATTTCGATAGAGGACAGGCCCGGCGCCTGCTTTCGCTAGACTCCTTGCAACTTAACGAACAAGAAGGCAGCACACGATGCAAAACCGCATGATGGTCACTGGCGCCGGTTCCGGTCTTGGTCGCGAAATCGCGTTGCGCTGGGCACGCGAGGGCTGGCAATTGGCATTGTCGGATGTCAACGAGGCCGGGC from Pseudomonas sp. DNDY-54 encodes:
- a CDS encoding RluA family pseudouridine synthase; protein product: MPLSNLQFVYQDAALLVINKPTLLLSVPGRADDNKDCLVTRLQENGYPEARIVHRLDWETSGLIVLARDADTHRELSRQFHDRETEKAYTALCWGEPEHQSGSIDLPLRYDPPTKPRHVVDHELGKHALTYWRVLERCGHYSRVELTPITGRSHQLRVHMLSIGHPLLGDRLYAHEQALAAHDRLCLHASMLALTHPQTGERLRLDCPAPF
- the minE gene encoding cell division topological specificity factor MinE is translated as MNLLDFFRERKKKETPANIAKERLQIIVAHERGQRTQPDYLPALQKELVEVIRKYVNIDSDQVQVALEDQGSCSILELNITLPDR
- the minD gene encoding septum site-determining protein MinD yields the protein MAKILVVTSGKGGVGKTTTSAAIGTGLALRGHKTVIVDFDVGLRNLDLIMGCERRVVYDFVNVIQGDATLSQALIKDKRLENLFVLAASQTRDKDALTLEGVGKVIDELAKTFEFVICDSPAGIEKGAHLAMYFADEAIVVTNPEVSSVRDSDRMLGLLASKSRRAENGEDSIKEHLLLTRYNPERVVKGEMLGVEDVEEILSIRLLGVIPESQAVLKASNQGVPVILDDQSDAGQAYSDAVDRLLGKEVNHRFLDVKKQGFLQRLFGGRE
- the minC gene encoding septum site-determining protein MinC yields the protein MSQADPLDQSPVFQLKGSMLAITVLELTQNDLERLDQQLAIKVGQAPDFFNNTPLVLALDKLPASCDLDLPALVALCRKHGLRTLALRAGDPQIVEAASTLDLPVLPPSGAKERKLDLTGKASAEPGKPAEPAYRPTRVVTTPIRGGQQVYARDGDLIVLAAVSPGAELLADGNIHVYGPLRGRALAGIKGDTNARIFCQQLAAEMVSIAGHYKVAEDLRRDPLWTEAVQMTLSGDVLNITRL
- a CDS encoding lipid A biosynthesis lauroyl acyltransferase, yielding MDRPRFNASFLHPRFWPLWLGLGLLWLVVQLPYRALLMLGRCLGALMYRVARSRRHIARRNLQLCFPELSDKERERMLRENFASTGIAFFEMAMSWWWPKARLQRLARIKGLEHLQQAQADGQGVILMTLHFTTLEIGGALLGQWHTIDGMYREHKNPVFDYVQRRGRERHNDDATAIEREDVRAMIKVLRAGRAIWYAPDQDYGRKQSLFVPWFGIPVATVTATTKFSRLGRAKVMPYTLERLPRGEGYSLVVHPPLEDFPGESEEADCGRINEWIEDAVRQHPEQYLWAHRRFKTRPVGEPSLYRKLPKKPITP
- a CDS encoding pirin family protein — its product is MSIREVLSISTGRATSDGAGVRLTRLFGGAAPEQFDPFLMLDEFGSDDPDEYLAGFPPHPHRGFETITYMIEGRMRHEDHLGNVGLLESGGVQWMTAARGVIHSEMPQQEHGVMRGFQLWLNLPAKSKLDDPDYRDFMPAEIPRITLPSGIEAVVIAGRLMAEGVDQPGAVQRPDTEPQLFDLNLPAGGSIEPQLVDGHRLLLYVFEGEITVAGKRLAKNKLARLSEHGWLNLASSEGARVLLLAGRPIREPIVQYGPFVMNSREEIEQALRDFRAGVLMG
- a CDS encoding VacJ family lipoprotein, producing the protein MLALLFLSSGLANAQTPIADEDGFTFPLRELEFNPGLDQREFERATFDALNIYDPWESLNRRMYYFNYRLDQWVMLPAVRGYRYVTPQIVRTGVSNFFSNLGEIPTLFNSMAQLKGERAMNTTARLLFNTILGVGGIWDPATRMGLPRYNEDFGQTLGFYGVPHGPYLILPALGPSNLRDTAGQAMDFGVERQFDYFSYAEASGGEFGLTALRLIDIRHTTSLRYGQLNSPFEYEKVRYVYTRARELQIEE
- a CDS encoding serine/threonine protein kinase, coding for MRLLTCLTALLSLSGMPVFAADISVEQYGYPLDNPFEATIATTPAALRAEVPSDDDIDQADYKLRLRPEREFTLPDNFWAVKRLTYRLARQPGPAPLMFIISGTGASYASGKTEDLKRLFYGAGYHVVQLSSPTSFDFIAAASRYATPGYSPDDAKDLYRVMQAVRAQQHELPVTEFNLTGYSLGALHAAFVSKLDETRQSFNFKRVLMLNPPVNVYTSINNLDKLVQTRVEDIDSTTTFYEVILEKLTRYYRQHGSINLDEAMLFDFQRSALRLTDEQMAMLIGSVFRFSAADIVFTSDLINRRGLVVPPDYPIDEGTSLEPFFRRSLLCDFDCYITEQLIPMWRAQQDGGSLAQLVEQVSLYALEDYLRESPKIAVMHNADDIILGAGDLGFLRRTFGDRMTLYPRGGHCGNLNYRVNAQAMLEFFRG
- a CDS encoding DUF2061 domain-containing protein, with translation MTKTITFTLMHFCIAFSVTYALTGSLAAGGLVAAIEPLCNSVGFYFHEKIWHRLETRQKPRERIPAHAWLHHQA
- a CDS encoding DUF485 domain-containing protein — its product is MQNEDVYRQIYANPRFQELVAKRGRFAWLLSAIMLGAYLAFILLIAFDPAILGIPLTADTVTTWGIPVGVGVIFMAFILTGIYVQRANGEFDRINQEILNEAQQ
- a CDS encoding cation acetate symporter encodes the protein MIMRLLMAAVLLAASPLLLADAITGEVEKQATNYTAIIMFVVFIVFTMGITKWAAKRNTSTSDYYTAGGSITGFQNGLAIAGDFMSAASFLGISALVYTSGYDGLIYSIGFLVGWPVILFLMAERLRNLGKFTFSDVASYRLGQTQIRILSAFGSLIVVAFYLIAQMVGAGKLIQLLFGLDYYVAVVLVGVLMVMYVLFGGMLATTWVQIIKAVLLLSGATFMAVMVMKAVNFDFGSLFAEAVNIHEKGAAIMSPGGLVSDPISAISLGLALMFGTAGLPHILMRFFTVADAKEARKSVFYATGFIGYFYILTFIIGFGAILLVSTNPEFKDAAGAIIGGTNMVAIHLANAVGGNLFLGFISAVAFATILAVVAGLTLAGASAVSHDLYACVIKKGKAKEEDEMRVTKITTLTLGVVAILLGIIFEKQNIAFMVGLAFSIAASCNFPVLFLSMYWKGLSTRGALIGGSLGLATALVLTVISPTVWVDVFGYAEAIFPYKYPALFSMIVAFAGIWFFSVTDKSKSAGLERERFFSQFVRSQTGLGSSGAVAH
- a CDS encoding IS3 family transposase (programmed frameshift) — protein: MDQGVKRTQRDYSLTFKLAVVDQIEKGELTYKQAQGRYGIQGRSTVLVWLRKHGRQDWSQGASIRADRSQTVADPKDLTPEQRIKELEQQLQFVSQKAQFFEAVVDVLEKDYGVSIGKKATRQVLSQEQVKGLTIVRACQFLSISRQAYYKRNRAADQRHMQAEQVARYVERARLRQPRIGTRKLHHLLHNQPDNSLKIGRDQLFRILAERRLLVLPKRAYHKTTHSFHRFYRHPNRLKPGPEQITVAAPEHVWVADITYLPARSGPLYLSLVTDAYSRKIIGHHVHKGLHAESVAIAYRQALRGRQGHQVLVHHSDRGIQYCSALYQALHKRHGVQCSMTDGYDCYQNALAERVNGILKNELLLRSPNDLEQARTMVSEAIRIYNTERPHLALKYKTPDAVHRAF